The Brassica napus cultivar Da-Ae chromosome C7, Da-Ae, whole genome shotgun sequence genomic interval aatatggacattttttatagaatataaaaattcatttgttagatttgaaaattaataaaccAAGTAAAATTTATAAGTTCCTTATGTTCCAAATCAgttaaaatacataaacaaataaaaatttctgttattagctattgaaaaataaaagcaCTTGACAAAATTTGGCATGAAAATGAAATGCATTGTCCTTTAATGTTTTTGTAGGTGGATATACCAAAGTTAACACAATGAATAACAATATGAATTTGCTAACACAATGAGTAACAATATGAATTTGCTTTGTTAATCTCTATGATGACACTGAcaatttatttgataaatttgaTGTTTATATCTTACTCACCtgaaaaagatatttaaataaaatcataagAATTATCCTGTTAAAAAGAATAAGATCATCAAAAGGAACTTctattttataatcttttataaaattatagaaaaattattagattagattagataaaatatgttgacaaaaaaaattaggtaaAATATAAATgggattaagaaaataattggcCAGTTACGAGGATACGCACAGAACCTTGTATCAATCCAACAAGTGGGAACATTACGACTTCAAATTAAAAACCACACACCATGTCCACACGTAATCTCATGTCGTTGTTCAGAGTTTTAAGGAAAGACAGAAACAAAATCTCGTAAATATACTTCCATTTAATTTCACATAAAGGGATATACGCCCAGATTCGTTTGATGTATCTGTCATTAAACTAAAACACATACTACAAGGAAAGGGATATCTCTTTTCACATTCCTCTGATTTTTTGTTcccctatatatatattcatcaaTAACTATCTCGATCTTACAACCTCAAATCTCCAAAACTACAATCAATCTTATTGAAAATGAAGCTTCTTCATGCATCACTGTGTTTGATCAGTCTCCTCCTGATCTTGCCTTCGATCTTCGCTGCTTCTTCCTCTGAAGATTTCGATTTCTTCTACTTCGTCCAACAAGTAACTAAACCGTTACTAATCATCCTctaataaatattgtttatagtcgtttttaacacattttctaatattattgtatgattATAAAGTGGCCAGGATCATACTGTGACACACAGAGGAGTTGTTGCTTTCCAACTTCTGGCAAACCAGCTGCTGATTTTGGAATTCACGGTCTTTGGCCTAATTACAAAGATGGAACTTATCCTTCCAACTGTGACAACACTAAACCATTCGATTCATCTTCGGTAATAACATCTTGAGTTCATATCTACACTTAATTTGAGTGATCCGGTTCGATTGTAGTCGAAAACCGGTTTAAATTCTCAACATACGGgtcttttgatttggtttggtaCAGATATCGGATCTGATCAGCTCAATGCAGAAGAGCTGGCCGACACTAGCTTGCCCCAGCGGCTCAGGCGAGACGTTTTGGGAACACGAATGGGAGAAACATGGTACTTGCTCCGAATCGGTTATCGACCAATACGAGTATTTCCAAACCGCTCTTAACCTTAAGCAGAGAACcgatcttcttggagctctaaCCAAAGCCGGTACGCTTGAATCTAATTCCCTCTTTATGTCTTGAATCGTTCTAATGATctaattatttttggtttactaCATATAGGAATCAATCCGGATGGAAAATCTTACAGTATAGAGAGCATCAGGGACTCTATCAAAGAGTCGACGGGTTTCACTCCTTGGATTCAATGTAACACAGATGAGTCTGGCAATAGCCAATTGTACCAAGTCTACCTCTGTGTTGCCCGGTCTGGTACCGGTTTTATCGAATGCCCGGTTTTCCCTCGTGGAAAATGTGGAGAAGAGATTAACTTCCCTTCTTTCTAATAATCTGTTTTCTAATTTCTTAATCTATTGAATCACATCGAGAATGTTTCGTTATTATAATTGATgatgtaataaaaatttattaaaatcgaGAATGTTCTCTGTTTATTGATTAATTAGTGGTTTatccattatatattaattgataaacatcACAACTTTTAAGtgtagtcacgtgtcatcaccCGAACGAAATTCAGAATCTTTAGAAAATATGTTGGTAcaattaagtatatattatactttttattaaactaatcataaaattaattaaagtgtacacttactattttcttttcttttcttaaataaaagctatagAATTATCAaatatgactaatatatatatatatatatatatgaattctaataataaagatttgataacaatttatatctcatccattattttggtttaattttatattattaaaataaattaaacaatcatattagctatacaattaaaatatagatttttttcatatatgttatattttgaatttttaaaaacaacaaaattacaaaaattgttaaaattattaagttaaaaattaatgatcaatggtttaacatcctatatatatattaataggaaaacatttaaaaagtttagaacatgtaatttgtactaattaaaaaaatatcatgttggaatttgaaaatcaattgagaattttgttagtccaaaattaaattgttagagaatgttatattatatagtatgtccattataTACCATTCATTTAtccaattaaaatttattatatattatttcattaaataaaacctacggaattacctaatgtgattatgatatatatagtaattaataattttaaataatgaagatttgctaataatctgtatattttctatcatttttgtttaattctttattatgaaaataaattacacaattacattaataatatattaaaaattcatattttttgtatatgttatagtttgaatttttcaaaacgagaataaataactaaaactgttaaaaatctcacataaacttttgtaatcaatgtttaaatttttttctataataagatacaatgataataaaattatataaataaataattttatttaaacaggtgtttatatatatatatatatatatatatatatatatatatatatatatatatatatatacttcatatcgtttaaatttaattatatatcatatacgatagataagattgattgatttgattcatttatCCTAAAATAATTGTGAATAAACAAGAGTgatcatttgatttatatgtgcaagataatttattacataatagtaactgatttcttagttatttaatatataattattatttattatgcaCAAGCCGCAttttaacctaagtatgtatctctttaataattttgaatcttaaatattttctaaatgtcagaccaaaataaaagaaagaaatgagaataaactcaaaaatcaatatttatatcgagcaataaccaaaatgacaaaaaaaaaaaatttgaagataTAAATGAttgacacgtgaacgtaaacttctcataaccataattaacttttaaattgctaaatcatgatataaaaccgaattggtatagtttcattgtaaccaaatagtaggcatgagattcttcggcctaaatATTAGGTTTTtatgtgataaataatttttgacctaaaatatttttaaaaataagatcagttcattagtaaacaaattatgtaattaacaaaaaaaatttaaaaattgttcaaggtccaaaaatattaattctatcaataatataaattttattttccatacgatatttcttaaataattttcatataaatttataatatgcaCAAAGTGctggtcttatcctagtatatcGTAAGCAAAAATCATCTATTAACTATGGTTGATTTTAGAATTACTTAGGAATGATTTGGATTATTAGGAAAGTTTTGGATTATagcaaatattaaatattaaaaatataaatcatatattcaaacTCCGAATGGTGACATGCGGGACAACTACAGAACAAGTGCGGTGTGGTtataatagtaacaaaaatatatagatacataggtatatgtaaagatttttgttactattcACGGTGGTGCGGGACAAGACGATTCGTCACCATTCGAAGCCTGAATAATTTGGGATTGTGGTTACTTTTAAAAGTTTAACGTAGGATTTATATTATAGAGatattgaaaacatattaaattttgtgTGAATCTacagataatatttttatacattcaGTATATCTTCAAAAGAAGACAATAATCTATAAACTCATAGATTAAGATTCCATCttgttcaaaaaaatgaaaaaagattaTGACTCCATCTTTGAAGAAgcctttttttccttttgcttATAAGATGCTATTTAAGATTTGTTGCAGTATCATCTTAAGTGGCTTTACCATTCTCGTTTCTTTGTACGACGAGCGTGATTTATACGGTCGCAGTCATTACGCTATAATAGAAGACTCCCAACAACGATGACaatgccatcatcatcaacatcgACGGTGATCGAGCCGTAGCCAGCGAGGGATTTTTGCCCTGAGACGGATACGGGACATATAAGGGTACGGGGACCAGAATCggcaaaattaaaaaattatagatacggatatggtatatatatgttaaaaatatatataagctacccataattgacaaaaatttaaaaaattacaccaaacttttaacataaaaattacttcaatatattattttaaataatgatgATCATAAGCTTAGAAACAAGATTATAAGTCAAAATTTTACTTCcatttattttttggaaaaaagtAATTGATTTAGCTTAAGATACAATTAGGGCTGgaaaaataaaccgaacccgatccgaaaccgacataaataccgaatagatcttgttttatggtatttcgggttatggatAATATCCGACCAAACTcgaacctaaatggatatccgttagaacccgaaacattcaaaatttaaaaaaaaaacttgtacaAAACATGATCACAGTTCCTAATATGTATCTTAAATACACTAAGAGATTATTgacttctaaaataattatcaattatgtgaaggttgatggttgaaggtAGCAGTTGAAGattgaagtttttagattttggttttgttttcattgaataatgtttttcatttcatgagaacttggtttgcgttttatgctttcatttatttagttttctttctaTTAATAACTATGTCTAcctttcgtttgattttgaatgattaCGTTTGATGtcctttcttatttttgaatcaattttacttatattttggttacaaaatagatacaaatcatgtattttaaaatctaaaaaccgatttaacttatgttttggttacaaagtaGGTAGAAATcatgtacttttaaaccgaagaaccgattgggaccaAACCCGAAAGTACATCGAGTTCTActggttctttgaagatttactaactcCGACCCGAACCGATAGAACCGGAACCGGTCCCAAACCAAACTTTCATATAACCCGAATgaagctgattttgataaacccaaaAAACCGAGACCCGATTAgacaaaaccgaaacccgattaggACCCGAATGCTCAGGCCTAGATACAATAATTTCGAAGAGAATTCATTTCAAAACATTCCATAAATCGACTACCCCGTCCCCAAAGTGTCCCCGTGCCATTTCTATGGTGTTTCCGGTACGGGTACATCAACCAAACCGCCGTGCCCGTGCTTCATAGTTTACTAACCTCCTTAAAGAGGAATATAGAGACGTCCTTGTCAACACCAAGGCCCACACAGCTTCCAGATTGCCTAGGAATGTGCAGTCGTCGACATAAAGGACCGCAACAGTGTCGAGATTGACTAGTAATGTGCAGACGTTGACGCCAAGAACCGTACATGCCTCAAGATTGACTATGAATGTGACAGACGTCAACACCAAGGACCGTACCAGCTTCAACACTAACGAGCAATGTGCAGACGTCGACACCAAGGACCGCACCAGTGTCGAGATTAACCACGAATGTGCAGACGTCGACACCAATAACCGCACCAGCTTCGAGATTGAATAGGAATGTGCAGACGTCGACATTAAGGACCACACCAGCGTTGAGATTGGCTAGTGGTGTGCTGACGTCGACACCAAGGACCGCACCAGTGTCGAGATTGGCTAGTGATGTGCAGACGTTGACACAAAGGACCGTTCCAGCGTCAAGATTGGCTGGTGATATGCAAACGTCGACACCAAGGACAGCAACAGCCTCCATACAGACAAGGAATGTACAGACATCGACACCAAGGACCGCACCAGCGTCAGGACAAACGAGGAATGTACAGAAACCGACACCAAGGACCGCACCAGCGTCGAGATTGAAGAGTAATGTGCAGACGTCAACACCAAGAATCGTACCAGTCTCATCATTGATTACCTATATAAGCACAAGTATCACTTCAAGTGTGTAAAGAACTGGTTTTCGATTAACTCCACGTGTCCTCAATGCAGATACGAGCTGCCTCTTTAAGGTCAAAGAAGAGTGGTATAAAATAGAGCTTGATGACGACTCTATTGATTTCTAcgaacttttaatttatttcttaggttctcttttgtttctcgTAGAGATTGACTttcaatttgtattttttttttcaatctaaTCTCTGATGCAAAATCATGTACAAGCTCATGCGAAGCAAACTTTCTCATAAACTTGGTGCGCAAATTAATTTTAAGACATCCTGAAAGCACACACATTCAAACCAACTCTTATTATCTGTGTTCTTAGTTACACACTACATGACCTAACAGAACACCCCCAAGCCTAATCTTTTGAAACAGAAGTATGTAACAGAAGCTCAAGTTAAGCAACTTTACTTCATAAATTAGGAAGTTCACATATCAAATTCCGACAACCGTATACAACTTCAACGAAACTTAATGATCTAACAAAACATTTCCCCAATCTAATCTTCGCAACAAAAACTCTATACAAGCTCAAGTGAAGTGTTTGATATGTTTCAAAAGGCAAAACTTTTGCAATTAAACGAAACTTTCCTCATAACTTTGAATCCTCAAATACATACTTCCATGATCTTACAAAACATTTACCTAACTCTATTCAAGCTCAACTGAAGTGTCTCAAAGTGCAAATTCTCagcaaaagagaacac includes:
- the LOC106409422 gene encoding ribonuclease 1-like → MKLLHASLCLISLLLILPSIFAASSSEDFDFFYFVQQWPGSYCDTQRSCCFPTSGKPAADFGIHGLWPNYKDGTYPSNCDNTKPFDSSSISDLISSMQKSWPTLACPSGSGETFWEHEWEKHGTCSESVIDQYEYFQTALNLKQRTDLLGALTKAGINPDGKSYSIESIRDSIKESTGFTPWIQCNTDESGNSQLYQVYLCVARSGTGFIECPVFPRGKCGEEINFPSF